The Geoalkalibacter ferrihydriticus DSM 17813 genome includes a window with the following:
- a CDS encoding TAXI family TRAP transporter solute-binding subunit translates to MKKVLIALLCLSLLVGCEKKQDGDETAETTRPGAMRFVTIGTGGVTGVYYPVGGAISRLINERRAEFNLRTTVESTGGSVFNVNALMNGDIELGVVQSDLQHQAYRGQGEWEGRPQEKLRSMFALHPEAVTILSAEASNIHRVADLAGKTVNIGAPGTGQRVNALDLFAAAGLDPSRDLRAEGIRPAESASMLQDGRIDAFFYTVGHPNGSVQEAVAGARKVRFVPVDAELIEKLVAEQPYYAPAQIPIAPYPGVVNTEPVPTFGVKATICTSADVPEDVIYTITRVVFENLDALKDLHPALAVLTPQNMLEGLSAPLHPGAERYFKEKGLL, encoded by the coding sequence ATGAAAAAAGTTCTGATTGCGCTGCTTTGCCTGTCGCTGCTGGTCGGCTGCGAGAAGAAGCAGGATGGGGATGAAACCGCGGAAACCACAAGGCCGGGCGCCATGCGCTTTGTCACGATTGGCACCGGCGGCGTGACCGGCGTCTACTATCCCGTAGGCGGGGCCATCAGCCGGCTGATCAACGAGCGGCGTGCCGAGTTCAATCTGCGCACCACGGTGGAGTCCACGGGTGGCTCGGTGTTCAATGTCAACGCCCTGATGAACGGTGATATCGAACTGGGCGTGGTGCAGTCCGACCTCCAGCACCAGGCCTATCGCGGCCAGGGTGAGTGGGAAGGGCGGCCCCAGGAAAAACTGCGCTCCATGTTCGCTCTGCATCCCGAGGCAGTCACCATTCTCTCTGCCGAGGCGTCCAACATCCACCGCGTCGCCGATCTGGCCGGCAAAACTGTCAACATCGGTGCGCCCGGCACCGGTCAGCGGGTCAACGCCCTGGATCTGTTCGCCGCCGCCGGCCTGGACCCCTCACGCGATCTGCGCGCCGAGGGCATTCGCCCCGCCGAATCGGCGAGCATGCTGCAGGATGGGCGCATCGATGCATTTTTCTATACCGTCGGTCACCCCAACGGTTCGGTGCAGGAGGCGGTGGCCGGTGCGCGCAAGGTACGCTTCGTGCCCGTCGACGCCGAGCTGATCGAAAAGCTGGTTGCCGAGCAGCCCTACTATGCTCCGGCGCAAATCCCCATCGCGCCCTATCCCGGCGTCGTGAACACCGAACCCGTCCCAACTTTTGGCGTCAAGGCAACCATCTGCACCTCGGCCGATGTGCCCGAGGATGTCATCTACACCATCACCCGCGTGGTGTTTGAGAACCTTGATGCCCTTAAGGATCTGCATCCCGCCCTGGCGGTTCTGACGCCGCAGAATATGCTCGAGGGTCTGTCCGCGCCCCTGCATCCGGGTGCCGAGCGTTACTTTAAGGAAAAAGGTCTGCTCTAA
- a CDS encoding universal stress protein translates to MLPGYRTILYASDLSPNAAHAFRHAAALARSFDARICILHVLPEVESAVLNYVATVMGEDRLADLELGHKDDVRTEIEARIEAFAREELGDHPEDKARIDEIRVRHGNPVARILTEADEINADLIVLGSHGKGRLHYTFLGSVAEKVLHRAKRPVLVVPLD, encoded by the coding sequence ATGCTGCCTGGTTATCGCACCATCCTCTATGCCAGCGATCTCTCGCCCAACGCCGCTCATGCGTTTCGTCACGCGGCGGCGCTGGCGCGCAGCTTTGACGCGCGGATCTGCATCCTGCATGTGTTGCCCGAGGTTGAGTCGGCGGTGCTCAATTACGTGGCGACGGTCATGGGTGAGGATCGCCTGGCCGATCTGGAGTTAGGTCACAAAGACGATGTGCGCACCGAGATTGAGGCGCGCATCGAGGCCTTCGCCCGCGAGGAGCTTGGCGATCATCCTGAGGACAAGGCGCGTATCGACGAGATCCGCGTGCGTCACGGCAATCCCGTAGCGCGCATTCTTACCGAAGCCGATGAGATCAACGCCGACCTCATCGTGCTCGGCAGCCACGGCAAGGGGCGCCTGCACTACACCTTCCTCGGTAGCGTCGCGGAAAAAGTTCTGCATCGCGCCAAGCGCCCGGTGCTGGTGGTGCCGCTGGATTAA
- a CDS encoding TRAP transporter permease, whose protein sequence is MAKDAGTPSGEGAKAAQRIKEEEELGLRRPQGWQLYLVPLIALCWSLFQLSIASWLLLDTTYIRAIHLAFALVIVFLSYPTLKGNVRLPGLSWLGEKHKIPIPDMILALLAALAALYIVLDYEGIAGRVGRPSTLDMTVGIFLVVVLLDAARRVIGPALPFIAGVFTIYAFFGPYMPDFVAFKGVSLARYVSQISLTTEGIFGIPLGVSARIVFLFVLFGALLDKAGAGKFFIDLAMSLLGRYKGGPAKAAVLASGMTGMVSGSSIANVVTTGTFTIPLMKKVGYPAKKAAAIEVAVSTNGQLMPPIMGAAAFIIAEYVNITYLEVVKAAAIPAFASYFALFFLTHLEASKLGMRGLTKAEMPVFFNILRSGFYFLVPILVLLYELIIPRHSPDLAAFRAILVLAVIMLFQHAVKAAIWGGSPLHGIKQGAFDILNGLISGGRNMVAVAVATAAAGIIVGVVTLGLGGLITDVINALSRGNLYLMLLITAMASLILGMGLPTTANYIVMATLTAPALVTIAGWQGFEVPLIAAHLFVFYFGILADDTPPVGLAAYAASAIARSEPIATGFQAFSYDIRTAVLPFMFIFNTDMLLIGVEGYFLPFYIFFMTCVGTFAFVSATQRWFVVRTRWYEIILLLGVALIMFRPGFFAGFVGVENHYLSYLVGLALYAGIFALQTWRARRQPAAA, encoded by the coding sequence ATGGCCAAGGATGCTGGGACACCGAGCGGCGAAGGCGCCAAAGCCGCGCAGCGGATCAAGGAAGAGGAGGAACTCGGTCTGCGACGTCCCCAGGGCTGGCAGCTCTATCTGGTGCCGCTCATCGCCCTGTGTTGGTCTTTGTTTCAGCTCTCCATCGCCAGCTGGCTGCTCCTCGATACCACCTACATTCGCGCCATTCACCTGGCCTTTGCCCTGGTCATCGTTTTTCTCTCCTATCCCACCCTCAAGGGCAATGTGCGTCTGCCCGGCCTGAGCTGGCTCGGGGAAAAGCACAAAATCCCCATTCCCGACATGATTCTGGCGCTACTTGCCGCCTTGGCCGCTTTGTATATCGTGCTGGATTACGAAGGTATCGCCGGTCGCGTGGGGCGCCCCAGCACCCTGGACATGACGGTGGGGATCTTTCTGGTGGTGGTGCTGCTTGACGCCGCGCGCCGGGTGATCGGCCCGGCGTTGCCCTTCATTGCCGGAGTTTTTACCATCTACGCCTTCTTCGGCCCGTATATGCCGGATTTCGTGGCGTTCAAGGGGGTGAGCCTGGCACGCTATGTCAGTCAGATATCTCTGACGACGGAGGGCATTTTCGGCATTCCCCTGGGGGTGTCGGCGCGTATCGTATTTCTCTTCGTGCTCTTCGGCGCGCTGCTCGACAAGGCGGGCGCCGGCAAATTCTTCATCGATCTGGCCATGAGCCTGCTCGGGCGCTACAAGGGCGGTCCGGCCAAGGCGGCGGTTCTGGCCAGCGGCATGACGGGCATGGTGTCGGGTTCCTCCATCGCCAACGTGGTGACCACGGGCACCTTCACCATTCCGCTGATGAAAAAAGTCGGCTATCCGGCGAAGAAGGCAGCCGCCATCGAGGTGGCGGTGTCCACCAACGGCCAGCTCATGCCGCCCATCATGGGCGCGGCGGCCTTCATCATCGCCGAGTACGTCAACATCACTTATCTCGAAGTGGTCAAGGCGGCGGCCATTCCCGCCTTCGCCAGCTACTTCGCCCTGTTTTTCCTCACCCATCTGGAAGCGTCGAAATTGGGTATGCGCGGCCTGACCAAGGCCGAAATGCCGGTGTTCTTCAATATTTTACGCAGCGGCTTTTATTTTCTGGTGCCGATTCTGGTGCTGCTTTATGAGCTGATCATTCCCCGGCATTCCCCCGACCTGGCCGCCTTTCGGGCCATTCTGGTGTTGGCGGTGATCATGCTGTTTCAGCATGCGGTCAAAGCGGCCATCTGGGGCGGCAGTCCGCTGCATGGCATCAAGCAGGGGGCCTTCGATATTCTTAACGGGCTTATATCCGGGGGGCGCAACATGGTGGCGGTGGCAGTGGCCACGGCGGCTGCGGGCATTATTGTCGGGGTGGTGACCCTGGGGCTGGGCGGGCTGATCACCGACGTCATCAACGCCCTGAGTCGCGGCAACCTCTATCTCATGCTGCTTATCACCGCCATGGCCAGCCTGATTCTGGGCATGGGGCTGCCCACCACCGCCAATTACATCGTCATGGCGACGCTCACCGCGCCCGCGCTGGTGACCATCGCCGGCTGGCAGGGCTTTGAGGTGCCGCTCATCGCCGCCCACCTGTTCGTGTTCTATTTCGGCATACTGGCCGACGACACGCCGCCGGTGGGTCTGGCGGCCTATGCGGCCAGCGCCATCGCTCGCTCCGAGCCTATTGCCACGGGCTTTCAGGCCTTTTCCTACGACATCCGCACGGCGGTGCTGCCCTTTATGTTCATTTTCAATACGGATATGCTGCTGATCGGGGTGGAGGGCTATTTTCTGCCCTTTTACATCTTCTTCATGACCTGCGTGGGCACCTTCGCCTTTGTCTCGGCGACGCAAAGATGGTTTGTCGTGCGCACGCGCTGGTATGAGATCATTCTGCTGCTGGGAGTCGCACTCATCATGTTTCGTCCCGGCTTTTTCGCGGGCTTTGTCGGTGTCGAAAATCACTACCTCAGCTACCTGGTCGGCCTGGCGCTGTATGCGGGCATCTTCGCCCTGCAGACATGGCGTGCCCGTAGGCAACCGGCTGCGGCCTGA